The DNA sequence GTTATATGAATAGAAAACTATACAACTATTCTGATCTGCCAGCGCTAGAAGTTTGTCCATTGGAGAATTACCTATAGGATACAGCAGAAAATGCTCAGCGTGTTCCTTTGGTTTTTGAGTTGGTCgtgcagcaatgacattttgtgATGGAGTACAGAGCACACATTTCTCTCCATTATTGAGAATATTTCTCACATTTTGTGCATCCTCCCTGCTGAACACAGTCTGGATATCAGCTTGTTCATCTGTACACTGAGCCTGTGGGACAGTAATCGCTATTGCATACTGAACATCAGGCTTGGTCTTTGGCTGGACACTGAAAGACATAAGACATTATCACAGTtttcaagaaatattttttttttttttttttttaccttgttcCTTTTGTCTTTTTATGTGAATGAACTCAACAATTTGTACATGCATTTTAATTGAAAACTATATGTGGATTTTAATACACTTGATTACTGTACAAACAGACTTACTTGTCGTCAAAATACTGGATCATTCTAGCAAGGACGGCAGGGTTCACATCACCTTGAATGCTTTGAACACACAGATGAAGCAGGCAGAGGACGACGAGACCCTTCAATGATGCCTGAAGTGAAAACATCACTCATTTCAGCACAAAACTTGAGTTAAATTCATGCAGGAGATAATTTGAAAGACCAGAgtgtttaaaaatagaaaagaaaaggaaGTTTACTCATTGAATTGAATCTTACCATTGTGACGGCTTGAATTATGAGGAAGAAGATGCTTTTATTTTCAGAGCTGAAGCACAGTTGTTTCTCTTCTGATAGTGCTGATGATCACGAGGAAATGAAGCATATATAAAGACCCGAATGTAAGTTTATCATTTACAAATTCGATTAGTCGATTGGCATTGCAAACATTTGGTTAACTGTTGAGAGATTAAGtgaatgcatttgtcagttccCTGACTATAGACCTGAATGACATTAAGACTTACAATGAAGGTTATCATTTACCTGtagctctttttttttaccttcaGTTTCACTGAAGAGCAACAATACACTGAGTGTTTCActgaagttgttttttaaactttggCTGATATAAGCAGCATCAAGGTTATTTCACACAATTAGGGCTGTTATTGCGTCACTTTCAGTGTCGACTTGATAAATTGTTTTATGTACAGTGCCATTAACTCTTTggatgaacacagacagagcgACAAATTGTTCATGAACAGTCATGTTACTTG is a window from the Ctenopharyngodon idella isolate HZGC_01 chromosome 15, HZGC01, whole genome shotgun sequence genome containing:
- the si:dkey-96g2.1 gene encoding uncharacterized protein si:dkey-96g2.1 isoform X1, which encodes MASLKGLVVLCLLHLCVQSIQGDVNPAVLARMIQYFDDNVQPKTKPDVQYAIAITVPQAQCTDEQADIQTVFSREDAQNVRNILNNGEKCVLCTPSQNVIAARPTQKPKEHAEHFLLYPIGNSPMDKLLALADQNSCIVFYSYNSPCVTRCIQREDNILDGLANWKNIRKEAMNIFVFEKIWQKDEWRKDMEKDLLKIHAQVPLYRCDINNNVMECQDCVEKNTGKVIPFCLPKKKSLLFYFQKTLLSMIKLVWRVNE